One region of Malania oleifera isolate guangnan ecotype guangnan chromosome 6, ASM2987363v1, whole genome shotgun sequence genomic DNA includes:
- the LOC131158806 gene encoding large ribosomal subunit protein uL11c translates to MASSSMFTATLSHLLSKNGNNPSSMLASCLTLSSNPNVSSQFLRRTNSLARSSPPRPLTVIAMAPPKPGGKSKKVVGVIKLALEAGKATPAPPVGPALGSKGVNIMAFCKDYNARTVDKAGYVIPVEITVYDDKSFTFILKTPPASVLLLKAAGVEKGSKDPKLEKVGKITIEQLRAIATEKLPDLNCTTMESAMRIIAGTAANMGIDVDPPVLEPKKKQLV, encoded by the exons ATGGCGTCTTCGTCCATGTTTACCGCCACTCTTTCTCATCTTCTCTCAAAGAATGGCAATAACCCCTCTTCCATGCTCGCCTCATGCCTCACCTTGTCTTCGAACCCAAATGTTTCTTCCCAATTTCTTAGGAGGACGAATTCTCTGGCACGTTCTTCACCTCCAAGGCCTCTCACCGTTATCGCCATGGCCCCTCCTAAACCGGGCGGGAAATCCAAGAAAG TGGTTGGAGTGATTAAGCTGGCTCTGGAGGCAGGGAAGGCAACTCCTGCGCCGCCAGTCGGGCCGGCGCTTGGTTCCAAGGGTGTTAATATAATGGCATTCTGTAAGGATTACAACGCGAGGACTGTTGACAAGGCTGGGTATGTGATTCCGGTCGAGATTACGGTGTACGAT GATAAAAGCTTtactttcattttgaaaactcCACCCGCATCAGTTTTGCTTCTTAAGGCAGCAG GCGTGGAGAAAGGCTCAAAAGACCCAAAGTTAGAGAAAGTGGGGAAAATTACAATTGAACAATTGCGTGCAATTGCTACAGAAAAGTTGCCAGACCTGAATTGCACGACTATGGAGTCAGCAATGAGAATTATTGCAGGCACAGCTGCTAATATGGGCATTGACGTTGATCCTCCTGTTCTTGAACCTAAAAAGAAGCAACTTGTGTAA